The genomic region ttcagAGCACTAAATCTAAAACAATttaggccaggcccggtggctcacgcctataatcccagcacttttggaggccaaggcaggtggatcacctgaggtcaagagttcgagaccagcctgaccaacatggtaaaactctgtctctactaaaaatacaaaaattagccaggcgtgatggcagacgcctgtaatcccagctacttgggaggctgaggcaggagaatcgcttgaacctaggaggcggaggttgcagtgagccgagatcacgccattgcactccagcctgggtgacagagtgagtctccatctcaaaaaaagataataataataaataaataaataaaacagtttaaGCACTGCTCTTTGAAATCCAAATACAATTTAAGGTACTCTAAGCCTTAATAGCTGAGTGAAAATATAATGTTGGAGTTTTACAAAATTACCtgtattttagtaatttttttgtcAGGCCAAACTTCATTATCTGggagaaatatatatagatagatatatatgatatatttatatgtgtataatatatactcacatatgtgtgtaatatatatgtaattcagATACAATTTCCTATTCAATTGAGTTCAGCAGAAACGTATTAAATATAGAAAGTAGTACTGTATAGCAGCAGTCCCCAAGTTTTTTTGGACAAGTGAtctgtttcatggaagacaatttttccacagatagggTGCGGGTGGTCGGGGGCCATTAGATCTCATAAGGAGcttgcaacctagatccctcacatgcacagttcacaacagggttcgcactcctatgacaatctaatgctgccactcatctgacaggaggcagagctcaggcggtaatgtttgctcgcctgccactcacctcttgctgtgtggcTGGGTTCCTAATAGGCCACAAACTGGTACTGGTCAGAGGCCTGGGAGTTGGGGACTCCTGTTGTGTAGGGAGGAAACACACATGCAAGAGACAGTGTTCTATTTGATGTTTTCTGGAGATGCTATCATGAAGACACTGTAGACTTACCTTTTTAGGcttagaaaatgtttatattaaatcTCAACTGTCAGAGTCCAGATTGAAGACTGTTCTAAAGGCATGACCTTATTCATCATAATACTTTTGCTGCTAAAACAAGCTTCAGACACATTCAGTACATTTTGTTTTGATCCAATATTTATTTGATCCAGAGGCTTTTCCTTTTCAAGGGCGTTTTGGAAACAGCCTTATCTGTAATCATGTGTACTAATTGAATAATGTTTACACTTTCCAGTGCAAATTTGCTTAATTttcaagggaaaaaaggaaaacaaaaacacttgtGACATAATCAGTTTTCACTGAGATTGTATAGAATAGAGATTTTCCATCTCCTTTATGAAAAATTCAAATGACATGGCTATTCATCAAATACCATATTACATAATTACCAGGTTTTTCACTGAAAACTGTTGCCCAAATAGTCTGGGTAAGCAAATTCATCATCACCTCTGGAGATACAGTCTGTTATAACTAATGAAATCCAGCTAAGATTTGTATTCAAATATTTCCCGACTCTAAAATGAAGGAGttgcttttataaaattttcaagATTGTGAGAACAGATGCGTTTGCCATGTAAAAACATTTTGGTTGTGGGAGGTGGACCACAGCTAACcaattgttcacaatagctaacaTTGTAGAACCTTCAGTATTAAATTCACTAACTCACTTCATCATGAAAATTCCCTATGAGGCGTTACTGTGCTCCTTGCATAGGTTATCcaactgaagctttctcagaatcACATAGCTAGGTAAATGTTGGTCCCGAGATTTGACTCCAGTGTTCTCTGATGCCACAGGCCCAGTTCTTTACCTGCAGCACTATCATATGGGAATAATTTGGTTTCTGCAGCCATAATATGTAATTTGTGGGTTGCTTTCCTTTCATAGGTATGGACAAACACTATGTCATAAAATCAGAGCTACAACTTAAAAGCCTCTAAATAACAACTTGAGATAACAAAACTGTATCTTAAGTTCTAATATATGTGATCATACTATACAGGCAGTCCTTGGTTTGCATAGTAGTCTGGGACAGTAAAAAATGGTCATGCAAACTGAAACCATGCAAAACAAACTTAATAATTAATGGGAAAATTTACAATTGTTTTGTgagctttaaatatttttgtgaaacaTTAAAAAGTCTCTTACTGTTGGttataaatatacatagaaatgaaaatatagtaaAACTGCTTAGTACTCCATAATTTAAAACATTGGGAACATTgagagttaaacttttatttctttgtaaacaGCTTATCAAGAGTATTTTGATCTTGCCTTCTATAAAgcttagggccgggcgcagtggctcacgcctctaatcccagcactttcggaggccgaggtgggcggatcacgaggtcaggagtttgagaccagcctggccaacatggtgaaaccccgtttctactaaaaatacaaaaattagccgggcgtggtggcgcgtgcctgtagtcccagctgcttgggaggctgaggcaggagaatcacttgaacccgggaggcggaggttgcagtgagcgtagatcgcaccactgcacttcagtcttgtgacagagctagactctgtctcaaaaaaaaaaaacaaaaacttaggaCACTGAGCAAGAATCTTTTCTATGCTTTGGCAAATTGTCATCCTCATTTCTAAGTTGCATCATCTTCCAACATTTTATCCTCTGCACTTTAAACATCTGGAAATATCTTTGCGAGTACCTTTAATGTGCCAGAATCACTTCCTCTTTGACATTTTCATCCTTTTTGCAACTACTGtactgtacttttctttttcttttttttttttttttttttttttttttttttttttttttgagacggagtctcactctgtcgcccaggctggagtgcagtggctcaatctcggctcattgcaacctccgccccacaggttcaggcaattctcctgcttcagcctccccagtagctgggattacaggtgcgtgccaccatgcctggctaatttttttaaatatttttcgtagagacagggtttcaccatcttggccaagctggtcttgaactcctgacctcgtgatcactcacctcggcctcccaaactgctgggattacaggtgtgagccaccacacccagccatactgtattttttcatttaataaactgAAAATTTTGCCTCCACTAAATTTCTTTGGGTGCACATCTAAAGTCCCTCAAACAGCATTAGTGTCAACATTTCCATATTCAGTTATTTCTTCTATTACTCCATTTAGGTAGTTCTGGggatttttttagaggcagggtttcactatgttgcctcagctcctgggcccaagcaattctgcctcaacccctggagtagctaggactacaggcacaccccactgcacctggctccatttatgttttttttttcaaatttcatttccaACATTTGTAATCCATTTTTGTAAAACATCACATGGATTTATCACTAGGAGACAAGACAAGGCAACTACATCCTTAGCTGTCTGTGAGTGAGCTGAATAACAGATACGTAGTAACCAATCACTGGCTGACTTTGAATGAAGTGATGTCATTGGCCATTGGTCATGATGTTATGTAGTGATTTTATAGACTGAAGTGCTGGCAGCAAAGATTGTGTGTTATGCATTGCTCACAATCAATATATTTGGTCATTGAAATTTGGACCATGGTTTGGGGAGTAGCTGGTGTTTTAACTAAAGCATAGTAACTGAAACTTATGCATATTAGAACCTTGCCAAGAGAGGACTACCATGAAAGTTAAATAAGGGGCATCAGGTTCCACAAAGGATCAAAAATACTACTCTACTGTATTATACATTTACATAAACACATGTATATCCTAAAGTAATaagctagttttaaaatattcaccaTACTTaatgattaatatttattatatctaattataataattttacttGCCATCTAGGGATTTAGAAGAGTTTGGAGGGATTTAATGTATGATCCAGGAAGTTTGAAAGTTTgaattgggccaggcgtggtggctcacatctgtaatctcagcactttgggaggccgaggtgggcggatcatgaggtcaggagatcgagactatcctggctaacacggtgaaaccctatctctactaaaaatagaaaaaaattagctgggcatggtcgcgggcgcctgtagtcccagctactggggaggctgaggcgggagagtggcgtgaacctgggaggcagagcttgcagtgagccgagatcgtgccactgcactccagcctgggagacagagtgaaactctatctcaaaaaaaaaaaaaaagagaaggtttGAATAGATACCTTCCTTTAGATATAAAGGCATTCAGCATCAATTCATTGCTCTTAAAGCAGATCTCAtgatggtttattttttaaaaagaagaagaaaggaaagaaaacacaagtgCAGAAGGATATGAACACCATGATACTTCTTATAGAACAATAATGTAAACAATATTATTGGTTATTGAGAAACATTTacattataaatgtaaaaactcATAATTCATAATATTTACCCATATAGAAGGagagaaaatgctttaaaattttttcacattGCAATTTCTTATATACCTGTGTTTAATGAGACAGTATTTTATATGGACACCTGAGTGTTTTTCATCACATGGTAATACTTACATATCATATTATTCAAATTAATTACTAATATTTAAAATCCTTATTTTGTACTGAAGGAATTGAATTGACTTATAAGTTGTTCTTTTAGCCCTAAAATTCTGTATGTATTCTTTGACTTTTATATTAGAAACCAtcaaagctgggcatggtggctctcgcctataatcctagtactttgggaggtggaggcagggggctggcatgtgCCTTGgcattcaacaccagcctggacaacatagcaagactctgtctctacacacacacaaaattagccaggtgtggtggtgcatacctgtagtcccagctacacaggacactgaggtggaaggatcacttgagcctgagaagcagaggctgcagtaagccatgattgtgccactgcactccagtgtgggtgacagagtgagaccctgtcttaaaaaaagataaaaactatcAAATGTAGCGCATGTTTATTTTGGGGactaaatgcttatttttaaggGGATGGTTAAAGTACTCAGCATTATTTAGGGAGTTAAAGCCTTAGGTTTTAAGCCTGATTTGGGGTTGAGCTCTGGGAAGGAAAAGATGATTGATTCATAGGCACCCTGATACAGTCACTCATGATCTGAAAAGCAGATGTACTCTAAGgcactcaaaataaaaataacaccagTCCTATGCTTATTCTTAAAGTCATGTTGTTTTCTGCAAggtgttaaaaatgaaaataagattgTTCTAATAACATTGAAGTTTCGTGAGTATATGTGTATGATACAAGCGAAATTGATGGGTAACTACTTGCAGTAAAATTCTTTTAGAATTATGTACTTTTAGATTGACTTACCAGAACTGCTGAAATAAAAAACACTCCAATTTAATTTGAAATAGTGGGAACATTGGCTCTGCTGCAGTGATTTTAAGTGTATACATGCCCGACTGTGAATGGATTCAGTTTATCATTGGTGCTGCATTGAGGTCATTCAGAGACTGTCTTTTGCCATTGCAGGTAGAGCGGGAAAAGGCCATTCTTTTGGCCAACCTACAGGAGTCACAGACACAGCTGGAACACACCAAGGGGGCACTGACAGAGCAGCATGAGCGGGTGCACCGGCTCACAGAGCACGTCAATGCCATGAAGGGCCTGCAAAGCAGCAAGGAGCTCAAGGCTGAGCTGGATGGGGAGAAGGGCCGGGACTTAGGGGAGGAGGCCCATGACTACGAGGTGGACATCAATGGTTTAGAGATCCTTGAATGCAAATACAGGGTGGCAGTAACTGAGGTGATTGATCTGAAAGCTGAAATTAAGGCCTTAAAGGAGAAATATAATAAATCTGTAGAAAACTACACTGATGAGAAGGCCAAGTATGAGAGTAAAATCCAGATGTATGATGAGCAGGTGACAAGCCTTGAGAAGACCACCAAGGAGAGTGGTGAGAAGATGGCCCACATGGAGAAGGAGTTGCAAAAGATGACCAGCATAGCCAACGAAAATCACAATACCCTTAATACGGCCCAGGATGAGTTAGTGACATTCAGTGAGGAGTTAGCTCAGCTTTACCACCATGTGTGTCTATGTAATAATGAAACTCCCAACAGGGTCATGCTGGATTACTATAGGCAGAGCAGAGTCACCCGCAGTGGCAGCCTGAAAGGGCCCGATGATCCCAGAGGACTTTTGTCCCCAcgattagccaggcggggtgtgTCATCCCCGGTAGAAACAAGGACCTCATCTGAACCAGTTGCAAAAGAAAGCACAGAGGCCAGCAAAGAACCAAGTCCAACTAAGACCCCCACAATCTCTCCTGTTATTACTGCCCCACCGTCATCTCCAGTATTGGATACAAGTGACATTCGCAAAGAGCCGATGAATATCTACAACCTTAATGCCATAATCCGGGACCAAATCAAGCATCTGCAGAAAGCTGTGGACCGGTCCTTGCAACTGTCTCGTCAAAGAGCAGCAGCTCGGGAGCTAGCCCCTATGATTGATAAAGACAAGGAAGCCTTAATGGAAGAGATCCTCAAGCTAAAGTCCCTGCTGAGCACCAAACGGGAGCAGATCGCCACATTGAGGGCGGTGTTGAAAGCCAACAAGCAGGTAATCTCATTCTACTGGTGAAAGCATGCTAGTCAAAGCTTTCTGAACTAATTTATTCCCTAATTTTATTGAGTATCGAGTATTGTCAAGATGAGAGTTCAGATTCTTGGTCAGTGGATAAATAAAACTGTGTCCCAGTGCCAGATCAGAATgtcataataattattatttttaaatgatgaaatatCTGCGCCCAGCTaggtggaggcagaggtgaggAAGTTAAAGCAGGAACACAGGAGAAGATCCAGATGCCTTTCTGCAGGTGTAGAAAGGCAGCTGAGGCAGTGCTGGGCTGAAGCCTGGCAGTGAGTGGCTGTGGAAACAGGAGATGGAGGGTGGTAGAATAGGCTGGCAAGGCAGGTTACGCCAACCAGGGAGATACAGCGAGAAAGACAAACACCCAGCGGGCAGCTGGAGCAAACAGAGGGAAATCTGAGTGCATATGGTGAAGAAGGTCTGATGGCCAATAACTGGACCCCAGCTTTGGAGCTGGAGGTTCAGATTCAAGACTCAATTTCTAGGGGTAtagcaaaattattattttttaaattattttattatttttgttttgagacagagtcttgctctgttgcccaggctggagtgcagtggcaccatctctgctcactgcaacctccgcctcctgggttcaagcgattctcatgcctcagcctccgaagcagctgggattacaggcatgtgccaccatgcccagctaactttttgtattttcagtggagacagaatttcgccatattgtctaggctggtctcgagctcctgacctcaagtgatccgcccgcctcggcctcccaaagtgctgggattacaggcatgagccaccgcgcccagccaagtatAGCAAGATTAAAAGGAGTGTTTTGTCCTTCATCCCAAACTTAGAGAAACAAGAGCgctaaataaatgaacaagtcaGGGATGAAAGACAAGACaactgtgaggaactgagtgagTAACAGAAACAAAGCCAGACAGATTGTTACCAACAAATTAAATAGTTTGGGGCCACTTTAGCAAGCAAATAATAGAGAGAGTGTGTGAGAGAGTATAAGAATGAGTTCTACCTGTGCTACTGACCACGTATCTGAAATTTAGGTTCATTTGGGATGTTAACTCACCTGGATCAGAGCTTAAGTAATAGGGAGCTTTTCCTAGCTATTGATCTTGTCCTTCTGGACAAGTAGTAATGTTACAACATGAACCTGTCTAATTCCCAGCCCTCCTTAATGACTAAAATTGTTTTCACCCTGAGTTTTACCTGGGTGGGAGTGCTGCAAAATATAGGCAGGAAAATTATTTTCACCTTTATTTAGTTTATCTGAAAAGATATTCTCGAAAGACACGTATTTGAGAaaggtgctgaataaatgttgGTGTTGATAAAGAGAAGCAACAAAGCACCAAATGCCCTCTTGCAAACGCAAGCAGTGCCAGTGAATAGTAGGTCAAGGGAGCTTTTGGTCTTTGGAGAATGAAGGTTAATTTCAGATTCAGAGTGTCTTCTCCATTTGCCATCATCTGGGGAAAACCACGCCCTTATTATGTCCTCTACAGTGCAGCTTTCAAGTCCTCATCTCTAGTTCCCATAAATCTATTTATGTAATTGACATCTATACCATAAGCTATAATATTGTTTGCACTATTAACATGTTTTATATAAACCTAAGGGCAAAATATGACTTTATTTTGTGTTGTCACTTTAGAGGAATAGAAAAGATTAGAGTGaatgaaaccatcattctcagcaaactattgcaaggacaaaaaaccaaacaccgcatgttctcactcataggtgggaattgaacagtgagaacacagggacacaggaaggggaacatcacacactggggcctgttgtgggatggggggaggggggagggatagcattaggagatatacctaatgtaaatgacgagttaatgggtgcagcacaccaacatggcacatgtatacatatgtaacaaacctgcacattgtgcacatgtaccctagaacttaaagtataataaaaaaatatatatatataaaaataaataaaataaaataaaaaagaaaagattagagtGAATGAAGAATTTGTGAGAGATCTGACTCCAATTTTAGGTCAGAATAAAGGAATTTATTATTATAACTCTGCTATAATTTAAAGACCCAACGATTCAGAGTGGTCATAAATAACCAATACCATATTAGATAAGGCTTACACAACCTTTATCAAGGACATGCTATCCTGGGGCATTCTTGGTCAAGCCATCCAGATAACTTCTCTGACTTCTTCCTAAAGGTTGAATATTAACAATTTagggctgggcgcaatggctcacgcctgtaatcccagcactttgggaggccaaggccagtggatcacttgaggtcagagtttgaaaccagcctgaccaatatggagaaacaccgtccctactaaaaatacaaaattagccaggcgtggtggtgggcgcctgtaatcccagctactcgggaggccgaggcaggagagtcacttgaacccggggggcggaggttgcggtgagctgagatcacatgattgcactccagcctgggcaacaagagcgaaaatctgtctttaaaaaaaaaaaatcaagatgctTAACTGAAACAGAGGTATAGATAAGGACACTTGGCCAACCAACAGAGACTAATTTGTGAACAAGCATTCATTGATTATATATTTTCTGGGAGGCAGTAAGTAGGGATgcaaaaataaatgacataatcTAGTAGGAATTCCACAATTGCCTATAGCTGTTTACAAGACAGGACTTATCAAGCACTTTAGAGTGATGTAAACAGTACCACAGGAAATCAGAACAGAACAAAGCATTCCTAgctgaagttttattttcataGTGCTTTGTGGTACGGGTTGAGTAtccattttccaaaatgtttgggATGAGAAATgtttagattttggattttggacatttgcatatatacataatgagttatcttggggatgggatccAAGTCCAAACATGAAATTTACTTATGTTTCATGTATTCCTAtatacatagcctgaaggtaattttatacaatatttttaatgattctgtggctgaaacaaagttttgactgcgACTCattacatgaggtcaggtgtagaATTTTGTGgctcatgtcagcactcaaaaggtttcagattttgaagcattttggatttcggATTAAGGATGCTCATCCTGTACCATCTGCATTACATTAGAGTTACAGTCTATATGGGCTCagtaaattaaatgaaaacacatttctaGCGATGCATTTGGTCTACATGTTCATGATGTTGGGCCTGTTGCTGTGATGCTTATGTGCCGTAAATAGCTTCAAGTATTAACAGATGACATTCACTATAGTTAGACATTGTGGAATGTTTGTTCTTAAGGTTAAGGTGAGAATTCTGGGGcacaggggaaaaaaggaaatctCCCTGTTTTAAAATAGGCATTCtactatacagccataagaaagaaaagaatgagatcatgccatttacagggacatggttggagctggagaccattatccttagcaaactaacacaggaacagaaaaccagatactgcatgttctcacttataagtgggagctaaatgatgagagcaaatagacacacagaggggaacaacacacagtggTTCCTACTGGAGGCTGAAGgatgagaggaaggagaggatcaggaaaaataacaaatggatactaggcttaatacctgggtgaagAAATAATTGGTACAACAAACCcacatgacacacatttacctatgtaacaagcctgcacatcctgcacctgtacccctgaacttaaaagttaaaaataaataaataaaataggcattCTGTAGTCTCTATGAATCTTCTCATTTACTTAAGGATTTTTTCATAGGCACAGTGCCTTCTGATGAAGTCAGTAAATGCTTATGAAGCACCGCCCATCTagcactgtgctagatgctgaAGATTCAAAGAAGACTAACACATGGTCCCTGCCTTCCAGAAGACTCAGCCTCCTGGGGATGTCAGGATAGAAACACAATTACAGTTCAACGTTACACATGCTGTAATCCAAGTTATGAGAACAATGCAGAGGAAGCAACTAAGGTTTCCTAGAGGAGCGGAAAAGACTTCACAGAAGCAATTATACCTTAGTTTGTTCTTAAAGGATAAGGAGTTGTTTtccagaggaggaggaagtaaTTCCAGACAGAGCAGTAGGTAGAAAGGCTTAGGAGTGACAAAATAGAATGATATATTCAGGGAATGCTCACAAAGTCCTATGTGGCTGGAAATAAGactttttttatttagaaagtcAACTTTGGAGTGTGTGGAGAACGTGGTGAATGTAGACATCAGCAAATCCAATGAGTTATGGAtacttaaaaatacttaattcTGGAAAAACTTTGCACGGTCTATGGACAAACAAATCTACAAACAAAACTGAGGCTTTGGGGTATTTGTCACAAACAATAAATGAGATTGTATTTCTATTTCAGATCTAGCTCTTCTGTTATCCCTCACTTTATTCCCCTTAGATACTGACCATGGGACTCTGTGTGCTTACAAATTTGTTACATCTACATTTTCACAACTTAAACatacttttctgttttaaatgaaTATGTGTCTAAGCTTTTTAAACACTAAACAACTGCCATTTTTCCCCAGGTCAGTTTCTGCATTGTGGATAATTTTCTGAATCTGTAAGGTTTCTAAGGATTCCTCCAAGTATTTACAGAATATACAGAAGTATTTTATGAGTAAAGTCTCATTTTAATCTGAATTTAAATCCAATCAAAACTCACAAGAAACTACTTCGGAATCAAAACAGTAACAAAGTACCCTATCCCAACATTGATTTAATTAaggaataatttatttctatagaTGTTGGCACTTTGCATATGAAGATTTGAAGCTGCCCACTTCAAgcacaaaaagaaatgttaaaaacagGGTAGTGTTCCTGGGAAATCCCATTAGTAATGGATTTCTCTACTAGTAATGGGGTTTTTCATTAGTATGGGGTATTTGTATACACTTTGAAAAGTTATAGTTTCCAGTTTGTAAAAATCATGTGTTCCCAATTTGGCTTCAACATGCGAACTGTGTGCTATGCATCAAACAGGCAATCCCTAAGTATACACTGATTTTATGCATTGATTCAGTCAGTGTGTTTTTTTACTTGTGTGTGTGCCAGGGTAGCTCTTGATTTGAAACACTATTAATTCCAAGAACTTCAGACATGCCCAAATCCCAGATTCAAACAAATGTTTTAACTCACTCAACATTTTATAACCCCTACTTTTATGAAGATTTTGAAGGAATTATATTTCACTATATTTCATTGTTTGGACAAATTGTATGCAAATTAGAAAGTAATTAGTTCTTTGTCACTTCTTTTCCTTAAACATACGATAACATGGATTTATAGTTTATCATATACCCATATTATAAATTACAATGGTGTATGTCTTTTATTCTATGTTTTGGGCCCACAGAGCACAGGTGACAGAATTTGAGTTCTAACATATTCCAATTTGATTATTCCAATTGAAGCTGTGCTTCTTTACTAAATAATTGgtaaaaaaaatgtttgtataaAGTTTCATTTTGGCTCCCTCCTTGTCCTAAAATCCCAACTTTCAGCAATctgcattaaatatttattaaactacTGTCATTCTCTTAGCTCCTGATACTGACTCTGGCTCGCAGCGGGCTTCTAGGGCAATTTAACCATATTATGAATTCACAACACATTTTGACATTAAAGAAAAACTTCCCTGTGTCCAAAGCGCATAcctatgtttatataaaatgtaaccaaatcaatttcactttccttttataAAAGAACATAATAGGCACAGCATGAAGCAATCTGTATGATGGATTTTCCTGATATGAAAATTGTAAGCAGTGTGATTTTCTGCTTTAGACAGCTGAGGTGGCGCTAGCTAATCTCAAgaacaaatatgaaaatgaaaaagcaatggTGACTGAAACCATGACGAAGCTTAGAAATGAACTGAAGGCTTTGAAAGAAGATGCTGCAACCTTCTCATCCCTGAGAGCAATGTTTGCAACAAGGTAACAGTATTTTCCTCCTACTACTGGGTGCGGTAGGTGGGGAAAAGGCTTTAAAATTCACAGCCCTGCCTTTGTGCATGTTGAGTGTATTCCATGTGTAGTCTAGGATGGCTAAGTGTGAAGAAAATCTGTGGAAGTCCACTCTGACGTATCTAAAAGCAAGCCTTCTATGCTGTTTCCCAGAGCCCCCTACTGAACACTCTGGATCCAGAAATTCtattacataaacatattttttaagtaaGCTAATATTAATAGATTGTTTCTAGAATTTATGCATCCCAAAGAGAGTCTCCCTCCAaataaaaagctttcaataagaaaaaaaaacccacttccTAGAATAGCTAAATATTATCACCTCTGAAATAGAGTTCTGTGAAGGAAGTACATGAAAGTATATAAAAGTGCCTTACCTTTAGTACTGTACGAGAAGATACTGTCATAATGAAGATTAATAATCATCACATCAGCTAAttacttataatttatttttttttttgagacggagtctcactctgttgcccaggctagagggcagtggtgcgatctcagctcactgcaacctccgcctcccgggttctagcgattctcctgcctcaccctcccgagtagctgggaatacaggca from Pongo pygmaeus isolate AG05252 chromosome 10, NHGRI_mPonPyg2-v2.0_pri, whole genome shotgun sequence harbors:
- the BICD1 gene encoding protein bicaudal D homolog 1 isoform X10, whose amino-acid sequence is MAAEEVLQTVDHYKTEIERLTKELTETTHEKIQAAEYGLVVLEEKLTLKQQYDELEAEYDSLKQELEQLKEAFGQSFSIHRKVAEDGETREETLLQESASKEAYYLGKILEMQNELKQSRAVVTNVQAENERLTAVVQDLKENNEMVELQRIRMKDEIREYKFREARLLQDYTELEEENITLQKLVSTLKQNQVEYEGLKHEIKRFEEETVLLNSQLEDAIRLKEIAEHQLEEALETLKNEREQKNNLRKELSQYISLNDNHISISVDGLKFAEDGSEPNNDDKMNGHIHGPLVKLNGDYRTPTLRKGESLNPVSDLFSELNISEIQKLKQQLMQVEREKAILLANLQESQTQLEHTKGALTEQHERVHRLTEHVNAMKGLQSSKELKAELDGEKGRDLGEEAHDYEVDINGLEILECKYRVAVTEVIDLKAEIKALKEKYNKSVENYTDEKAKYESKIQMYDEQVTSLEKTTKESGEKMAHMEKELQKMTSIANENHNTLNTAQDELVTFSEELAQLYHHVCLCNNETPNRVMLDYYRQSRVTRSGSLKGPDDPRGLLSPRLARRGVSSPVETRTSSEPVAKESTEASKEPSPTKTPTISPVITAPPSSPVLDTSDIRKEPMNIYNLNAIIRDQIKHLQKAVDRSLQLSRQRAAARELAPMIDKDKEALMEEILKLKSLLSTKREQIATLRAVLKANKQTAEVALANLKNKYENEKAMVTETMTKLRNELKALKEDAATFSSLRAMFATRCDEYVTQLDEMQRQLAAAEDEKKTLNTLLRMAIQQKLALTQRLEDLEFDHEQSRRSKGKLGKSKIGSPKS